In Chryseobacterium oryzae, the genomic stretch TTGAACTGATTGTTTAAATCAAACTCAGTTTCTACAATGCTTTTCTCATCGGTTTTAGAAATAGATTTTATATCTGCTCTTTCTCCTAAAATAAGCCTGAGTGCACCTAGAATAATAGATTTTCCGGCTCCGGTTTCTCCCGTAATTACCTGTAAACCATTGTTTAAGGAAACTTCAAGAGCATCAATTAGTGCAAAATTTTTAATGTAAATTCTCGAAAGCATAAATCGGTAGCAGATTTCATTTAATACTGCAAAGATAAAATTTGGAAATCAGAATTTGGGATTTGTACGGGGTTATTTCCATTTATTCCAACGAGAATCTGCATTTTTTGGAGAGAAAATAATCATTTGCTGCTTCAGTTCGTTCATGTTTACGCCACCATTATTGCCTGAATTGAAAATATTGAAAATTTCATCGGCTTTGGTATCCATAAACAGATTGAAGAAATAATTTTGCTGAAAAGTGTTTTCATATATTTTAAGCTGCAGCAAAGCATCAGCAATAATTTTCTTAGCCTGAGTCTGATCCTGATTGTATAAAGCGTCTAATCCTGCTCTGTGATAGGTGTACATTGTAGCCCGAAGCTGGCTCATATTAGGATTCAGTATTTCTCCAATTAAAATAGATCTGCTTCTTGGTTCATTAATTTGGTTCCAGCCTTCATAACCTCTGTTCTGAGAGTTTTGGGCAATTTGCTGGGCTTTAGAAAACCATTGCGATCCGCTCATAGATTGGAAGCTGTCTGCATCGTACCCTAAAATAAGATATACATAAAAACTGATGACATCGATGAGGTTTCTGCCAGAAAATTGTCTTTCATTAAATATTAAATTTTCGTTTTCTGCGTATTCAAAACCGAATTTTGTGTCCTGAAGATTAAGCAGCGGCGACTCGTAAGAGGTGTTGTAAACTGGGCGAACTGCCTGTACAACGATAGATCCTTTATACTTGTTTCCGTCTCTTTCGCTGAGAACAATTGCGAAATTAGATTTTACTTTTTCAAAATTCTGAAGTTTTCTGCCTGTCCAGCTCGTATTATTAATGAAATCTCTTAAGCTTTTCTCTAATGATTTGTATGCCTGAGTGTTACTTCCGCCTAAAAGTTGAGAGTTTACCTGAACTGTAGCAAGGATTTCCTGGGAAAAACCAAAATTAAACAGGATCAGAAAAAAAAGTATGATTGTTTTTTTCATTTTTTTATTAAATATTCAGAACGGAAATTTATAACAATTATTTTAAAATTTGGGTTTCAATACAATCAAGTATATCTTTAGCAACCTCTTCTTTAGATTTCAGCACAAAATCAAATACTTCTTTTTTTGAGAAAATTTTTATTTTGTTGGTGTCATTTTTAAAACCTGCTCCTTCATCGCGAAGAGAATTTAAAACAATGAGGTCTAAATTTTTCTTCTCTAGTTTAGCTTTTGCATTTTCTTCTTCATTTTGTGTTTCAAGGGCAAAACCTACGAGCGTCTGATGGGTTTTTTGCTCGCCCATCGCTTTTAGAATATCCGGATTTTTGATGAGTTCTATGGTTAGGTTTTCATCATTTTTTTTAATTTTTTCAGGAGAAACTTCTTTTGGAGTATAATCTGCAACGGCAGCACTTGCAATGGCAATATCGGTGTGACTGTAAAATTCAAAAACCTTATTGTACATTTCTTTTGCAGAGGTAATTCTATACAAATCAATATTTTGGTGGGTGGTTTTTAAAGATGAGGGTCCAGAAATAAGAATAACTTTGGCTCCTCTTTTTGCTGCTTCTTCTGCTAAAGAAAAACCCATTTTACCGGATGAATGATTTCCGATAAATCTTACAGGATCTATAGCTTCGTAAGTAGGTCCAGCTGTAATTAATACGGTTTTCCCCAGTAAACTTTTTTTAAGATGAGATTCAAAAAAATCTTCTATTGTTTTTACAATGGTTTCTGGTTCTGCCATTCTTCCTTGTCCGTACAAACCGCTTGCAAGCTCTCCGCTTTCGGCAGGAATTACGATGTGTCCGAAATCTTCTGCCATTTCCAGATTGTTTTTGGTGGAAGGATGTTGATACATATCCAAATCCATTGCGGGAGCAATAAAAACAGGGCATTTAGCAGACATATAAGTTGCAATAAGAAGATTGTCGCAAATACCGTGGATCATTTTTGCTAAAGTATTTGCGGTACATGGTGCAACCAGAATAATATCTGCCCAAAGTGCCATTTCTACATGGCTGTTCCATGTTCCGTTTTCGCTGTAAAAATCTGAATACACAGGTTTTTTGGAAAGGGTAGAAAGACTTAGTTTGGTTACAAAATTTTCTGCATCAGGAGACATAATTACCTGTACTTCTGCATCTTTTTTGATAAGTTCTCTAATCAGAAAATGAATTTTATATGCTGCGATGCCGCCAGAAACTGCAATGAGAATTTTTTTTCCTGATATGCTCATGAAAGAAATTTTTAAAGGACTAATTTACTTATTTTTTTTCACAAAGATTACTATAAACAGTAAAGGTCATAAAAGAACTCTTCTATGACCTTTGCCTATAATATTAAAAAATTGATTACTTCTGTCTGTCTTCAGTTTTTCTGAAGTAAACTTCACCATCTAACCATTCCTGAATGGCAATAGAAGTAGGTTTAGGAAGTTTTTCGTAGTGTTTTGAAATTTCAATTTGCTCTCTGTTTTCAAAAACTTCTTCCAAAGTAGAGTTGTGTACCGCAAATTCGTCTAATTTATTGTGTAATTCAGTACGGATTTCTGCGTTAATCTGTTCTGCTCTTTTTCCCATGATAACAATAGCTTCATAGATTGAGTTTACTTTGTCTTCAATCTTATCTTTATCGTAAGTAATGGTGTTTACTTCTGCTTTTGTATCTTTTACGCTCATTTTGAGAAAATTAATTTAATTATAAGTTGGCAAATTTACGAATTATCTTTGAATTCTGAAAGTCGCTGCAGGTGGTGGTGTATTTATCGCTGCACTGTCTCTCTGGATCTGCATTGCCTGCTTTTCGTGAGAGATTTGATCTTTAATCTGCTGTTCTGTTTTAGAGTCTTTCGCTTGTTTATCTGCTATTCTTTTCTGTTTGGCAGTAAGCAAAGCTATTCTTTCGTCATTTTGTTTTTTAACTATTACAAAATCTTTCTTTTCCTTTTCAAGCTTTTCTCTTAAGTCTGCAGCTGTTTTGGCGGCCTGAGAATTAGGAAGTTCCTTTTCTACTTGTTTGGTGAAAGCTAAAGCATTATCTATACGTTCGTCTTTCAGCTCAAAGTTGGATCTCATTGCCAGAAAATAACGTGCATTCAGGATATAATCATAGATTTTTGGACGAAGCTTTGTACTTGGGAAATCTTCCAGAACATTTTCAAATGCAACGGATGTAGATTTGTAATCTCCCATTTTGTAGTATTGTTTAGCATTTTCATAAGCTTTAAATTCCAGCTTATAAGAAAGCTCATCAATCATTGTATTGATGTTTTTTGATCTTTCGGAATTCGGATAATTGTTGATGAATTCCTGTAGCTCATTAATAGCCAATTCTGTGCTCGACTGATCCAGGTTATAGTCCATAGAGCCATTATAATAACACAAAGCAGACATGTAAGCTGCTTCTTCTTTGCGGCTGTCTTGCGGGAAACTTACAGAGAAGTTTTTAAACTGATTTCCTGCAAGTCTATAGTTTTTGTCGTAATAATTAGCGTATGCAGAATTGAAGACTACATTCGGCGCATCATCTGTACCGGCAACCAGATTAGGAAGTCTATCGTATAATGCTAAAGCATTTTTCCATTTCTTTTTAGCAAAATTTTCGTTAGCAGTTTTCAGAATAAAATTTTTATCTGCACTTCTCAGAGCTTTTTCCTGCTGACTTTTACATGCTGCCAAAACAGCAACGGCGAAAATACCTAAAATATATTTTTTCATATACATTGTAACAGTTCACGGGTTTACCGTACTATCAATTTGCAAAAATATAACTTTTTTGCTAAAAGATTTTTTTTTATGATTTTTTAACGTTAAAGGAAAGCAAAAGTGATAATTTTTCCTATTCTGAAGCGTATCCCAAAACGGCAAAAACACTCATCAGTAAATTCATTTTTACTTTTTTCTCAGCTTCTTTTTGGTAGGTTTCTGCGTTTTTATGAGGAACATACATTTCGTAAAAACTTTTATTCCGAATTACAAAAAGAGTAGAACCAATAATGGTGGTGAGAAGATCTTCAGGTTTTGGTGTAAAAGTGAAAACACCTGTAACGACTCCTTTTTTTATAACTTCATCCAGTTTTCTTACAAAAAGCTGGTAAAATTCCATCAATTCATCTCTTAAACTTTCGGTGTGCCGAAGTTCTTGGGTTACAAAACCATGAAAGTAATTGTATTTAAAAAGCTGATTTACAATGTACTTTATAATTTCCTTCATCTGCATTTCCGGCTTTCCGTTCTTTATTGTATCTGTAAATTCAGAAAAGTTTTCTCTGGTCTTTAGCACACGATATTGGTAAAGCGAAGACATCATTTTTTCTTTGGAACCGAAGTAATAAGAAATCATGGCTACATTAATATTGGCTTTTGAGGAAATATCTCTTACCGAAGTGCCTTCATATCCTTTTTGGGCAATAAGCTCTTCGGCAACATCCAGAATGTGCATCTGTTTATCCGTAAATTTTTTAGCCATATCAGTTTTTAGTAAAAATAAGTATTTTTAATTTGATGCAAAATGTTTGTTTGATGATTTTTTGCGATTCTTAAATAGAATTATCTGTTTTGTTTAGTTTTTGAATGGTTTAAAGGTTTTTAAAATTATATAGTGAAAATCTCTCTTCGTATTCTTTAATGATTATCTTTTTCAAAATTTGTATTTTTGGTTATGGAATTTTTTGATTTTCATCATCATAAAAAACAGGTAGCTTATGGAATTTATAATATAGATATAGAAACCAGTGCACCCGATTTTTTGTATTCTGCAGGAATTCATCCTAAAGATATTGACGAGGAAAATATAGAAAATCAGTTTAAATGGTTACAGTCCGTAATTTCTGAAAACTGTTTTGCGATAGGAGAGTGCGGTTTAGATTCTACAGTTCTATCAAGCATGAAACTTCAGGAGGATGTTTTTTTAAGACAGATTCAAATGGCAAATGATTTTAATAAACCAATTATTATCCATTGTGTGAGAAAGTTTTATGAAATTATTTCTTTTAGAAAATTTTCTCAACAGCCAATGATTATCCATGGTTTTAATAAAAAAGAAAAGGTAGCCGAAGATTTGCTAAAGAATAATTTTTATTTAAGTTTTGGAAAAGCTGTACTGTATAATTTATCTTTGCAGAATACGGTGAAAAAAATTCCTTTAGATAAATTTTTTTTAGAAACGGATAACGATAATTTTAATATCGCAGACTTATACCTCAAGGTTTCTGAACTTAAAGGGATTTCTTTGGAAAAACTTCATTCGCAGATTTTAGAAAATTTAGATACGTTAAAAAATGGATAAATATTGGCTGGAAAGAACAGAACTGCTCATTAAAGAAGAAGGTTTGCAAAAACTGAACAGTGCTTCTGTTCTGGTAGTAGGATTAGGAGGTGTTGGTTCTTTCGCAGCAGAATTTTTGGCTAGAGCTGGAGTAGGAAATATGACGATTGTAGATGGTGACACGGTAGATACTACCAATATCAATAGGCAATTGCCGGCTTTACATTCTACGGTAGGAAAAAATAAAGTAGATGTTGTGGCAGAAAGACTTTTGGATATCAATCCTGCCCTGAATTTAATTAAAATAAATGAGTTTCTGAATCCCGAAAGAATGGATGAAATTCTCGATAGCGGAAATTTTAACTATATTTTGGATTGTATTGATAGTGTTACCCCAAAACTTACTTTAATAAAATCTGCTAAAAGAAGAAGAATAAAACTCATCAGTTCTATGGGAGCTGGAGGTAAAACAGACCCGTCTAAAGTCATGGTAAGGGATATCAGTAAAACTCAAAACTGCTATCTTGCGAGACAGATAAGGAAAAGATTACGAAAGGAAAAGATAAATAAAGGATTCAAGTGTGTTTTTTCTAATGAACTTCAGAAAGATGACAGTTTAAAAATGACCGATGGAACTAATTATAAAAGGTCTTTTTATGGAACCATAAGTTACATTCCTGCAATTTTTGGGTTGTATGCCGCTGCGGAAGTAATTAATTATTTAGTGAATAAAAATTAATGTCAGACTACAAATACCCGAAAGCCGAAAAGCTGAAGAAAAAAGCAGAAATAGATATTCTTTTTGCCAAAGGAAAATGGAAAACTTCTGGAAACCTCAGGGCGATTATTCTTAAAAATCATCCAAATTTGCCAATGGAAGGGGTGAAGTTTGGTGTTTCGGTTTCAAAAAGATATTTTAAAAAGGCAGTTCACAGGAATCGAATTAAAAGACTTTTGAGAGAATGTTATCGCCTGAACAAAACCCTTTTTAGAAAAAGTTTCGGAGAGAAAACTATTGCCATGCTCTTTTGGATTTCAAAAGATATACCGCAAAAATTTCAGGATGTTGAGGCTGAGTTTATTCAGCTTTGCGAATCTCAGACCCCCCCAAAAAAACTAAATTTTTAAAGAAAATGACTGCACTCTTTGGGGTGCAATTTTTTTATCTCTCCAATCATATAAATTTTTGTAGCTTTAGTTAAATATTACACGAATGGATACTTTAAATCAGATTCCTTATTTTGATTTTCTACTTAGTGCTTTTTTAGGAATCGGACTTTCGGCTGCAACGGGATTTCGGGTTTTTCTCCCGATGTTTTTGGTAAGTCTTGCGTCTTATTTTCATTGGATTCCTTCTCTTAATACTTTTGAATGGCTTTCAACACTTCCTGCTCTTATTACTACAGGAATTACGACTTTAGTTGAGATTTTAGCATATTATATACCCGTTGTGGATAATTTTTTAGATACCATTGCGGTTCCAATGGCAAGTGTGGCAGGCTCTGTGCTTTTTGCGAGTCAGTTTGCAGGTTTGGGTACTGTTCCTCAATGGGGATTGGCGATTATTGCGGGAGGAGGAACAGCGGCAACCATCAGCTCTGGTTTTGCAGGAATACGGGCTGTTTCTACCACAACAACCGCAGGTGTGGGAAATAATATTGTAGGAAGTTCGGAAACTGCCGGAGCAGGAATTATGACTGTATTGGCAATGGTAATTCCTGTAATTGCGGCATTAATTGCTATTTTTTGTGTTGTACTGGTTGTTTTTTTCGGAAGAAAAGCGTGGAAAAAATTATTAAGCAAACAAAACTGAAATGAACTTATAGTTGAATTGTAAAATCATCTCTGTCGTTCAAAAACTGAAAATGGCTTCTGAAATTTTCTAGTTCAGTTATATTTAATTCAGCTGAAATTAAATTATCTTTTTTGTCGGAAACTTCTCTGCCATCTGCAAAAAAGCAATGAGAACTTTCTTGGTAGAAAAGATTATTTCCATCTGTGCCGGTTCTGTTTAATCCAAATACATAAGATAAGTTTTCTATAGCTCTGGCTTTTAGCAAATGTTCCCATGCGGCAACTCTTTTTTCCGGCCAGTTGGCAACGTATAAAATGGCATCGTAATCGTTATTGTTTCGGGAAAAAACCGGAAAACGAAGATCATAGCAAACTTGTAGTAAAAACCTGAAGCCGCCATATTCTACAATAACTCTTTCTTTACCGGGAGTATAAACTTTGTCTTCACCCGAAAAAGAAAAAAGGTGTCTTTTGTCATAAAAGATAACATCAGAATTCGGTTTCACAAAATACATTCTGTTATAAAAATTTCCTTCATGCTCAATAGAAGCACTACCACAAAAAGCTGCATTTTTTTCTTTGGATATTTTCTTTAAAAATTCTAAAGATTCTTCATTTCTGTCGGATATTTCGTCTGCATCCATACAAAACCCGGTAGAAAACATTTCTGGAAGAAGAAATAAATCTGCACTTTCGTTGTTCAGTATTTCAGAAATTTTTTCAAAATTCTGCTTTTTATCTTTCCAAATGATATCTAAATTGATTCCGGTAATTCTCATGCGGCGATTTTTTCTTAAATGTATTAAATTTGAATCATTCAAATGAAACCTATTTTCAGTATAAAAGTAAGATTTTAAATTGATTTCGGTTTTATTTTTGATGCAGATATTTTTTAATATAAATTTGAAGAGTATGAAGAAAATTGTTTTAATGATGCTGTTTTTTGCCGGAATCGCAACTAATGCTCAGGCATATACCGGAAAGGGAGATCATAAAGTAAATGCAGGGCTTAACGCTTGGGGGTACGGAACCGGTATTGCCGCAACGTATGATTATGGTCTCAACAAACTTATTTCCGTTGGAGCCGGGGGAAATATTTATTTTGATAATTATAGAGATAATAATAAAGACAATAGAGTTTTTGTTTTCGGGCGTGTAAATTTTCATCTTAGAGAAACGTTAGATTTGCCTCAGCAATTAGATATTTATCCCGGTGTGGATTTGGGTGTTTTAGGAAGAGATTTTGGTATCGGAGCTCATATCGGAGCAAGATACTTTTTCACAGATAGTATTGGTGTTTTTGCCGAAGTCGGTAATAACGGCAGTCTTGGGGTTTCATTTAATTTCTAAATACATAAAACATCTGACAAAGCTTCTCATTATGAGGAGCTTTTTTATTTGGCATCCTATTGATAATTCTTACCTTTGCAAATTAAAATTTAAAAATAATTAATGGAATTAGCAATCAAAATTTTTCAATTTATATTAAGTATCTCTATTCTGGTTATTCTTCATGAATTGGGGCATTTTCTGCCTGCGAAATGGTTTAAAACTAAAGTAGAAAAGTTTTACCTGTTCTTTGATCCTTGGTTTTCTGTGGTGAAAAAGAAAATTGGAGAAACAGAATACGGAATTGGTTGGCTGCCATTTGGTGGTTATGTGAAAATTGCCGGGATGGTAGACGAAAGCATGGATACCGAACAGCTTAAAAAACCTGCACAACCTTGGGAATTTCGTGCAAAACCAGCGTGGCAAAGGTTAATTATCATGTTGGGAGGAGTTACGGTAAACTTTTTTCTTGCATGGATAATTTTTTCTTGTCTTATGGCAAACAATGGAGAAAATATTTTTGAAGCTGAAAAAATGACTACGCCTTTAAGTTATTCGGATGCAGCAAAAAAAATGGGGTTTGAAGATGGAGATAAAATCCTTAAAGTGGATGGGAAAACTCAGAAGGACTTCAAAAAATTGGCATTAGACGTTTTATTGAGCGATGAAGTTACTGTGGAAAGAAAAGGTAAAGAAGTTACTTTTCATACCAACGATGACGGTAAAGCTTTGGCATTTAATGATCCAGAGCCAAGATCTTTTCTTACTCCGAGATTACTGCCGGTAATTGATACTATTGCCTTTAAAGAAGCAAAAGACGCAGGTTTAAAAGTTGGAGATCAAATTACTGAAATCAACGGTAAAACCATTCATTTTTTTGATGAGGTAAGACCAATTGCAACTCAGTTCGCTGGAAAAACGATTGATCTTAAAGTATTGAGAGATCATAATGTTGTAGATCTTAAAGTGCCTGTATCTAAAGAGGGAGCAATAGGAATTAATGCCATGAAACAGATTGAAAAGTACAATAAACACATAGATTATGGTTTTGCGGGTGCTGTTCAGAGAGGATTTACCTTAACCATTGAAAGTTTGACTTATCAGATTAAACAATTTAAACTTGTTTTTAACAAAAAGGTACAGGGATATAAAAAAGTGGGAGGTCCTTTAGCGATCATCAATAAAATGGAAGTAAAGAAATCAGAAAACGGAAGCCTTTCTATAGACTGGAGCTGGTTTTGGGGATTTACTGCAATGTTTTCTGTATGGTTGGCTTTCTTAAATTTAATTCCTATTCCGGGATTAGACGGTGGACATGTTATTTTCACACTGTATGAAATGATTGTAGGAAAACCTGTTCCGCAAAAAGTTTTGGAAAATGCTCAAATGGTGGGAGTTATATTCCTTTTAGGATTAATGGTTCTTATCTTCGGAAGCGATATTTTCAAGTGGATTTCGGGAACATTATAATTTTTTGAAAAATATTTGAAAAATATTTGCGTGGTATAAATATCTGTCCTATATTTGCACCACTTAAAAACAAGGACATTCCTCCTTAGCTCAGTTGGTTAGAGCATCTGACTGTTAATCAGAGGGTCGCTGGTTCGAGCCCAGCAGGAGGAGCAAAAAGACTTACAGAAATGTAAGTCTTTTTTTATTTCTTTTACAAGATTTCTACAAGAGTTTTGATATGTAAAACGACTTATAAAGTTAATTTTTCATTTTTGTTCAAAGTGCATTTCGGTAGTTCGTTTATGTTCCTGACAAAATATTCGAATCAATATAGGGTAGAATGTATTCAGGTATAAAAAAGAAAAGACTTTTTGCCTTTATAACTTTTTATCCTAGTCAATATCCTTTCAATTTTACATTCTTCAAAGACCATCACCTAAAAAAGAAAAGAGACTGCCGTAAAAACAGCAATCTCTAATTTTATTATAATTATATAATACGTAAGTAAGTCTTATAATTATTTTTTTATGAATTTAAAGCTCTTTATTTGTCCATTTTTATTAATATAATTACCAACATAATCCCCTTTCAGTAAGCTACTAATATTTAGTCTCTTTTCGGTAAGTTTAGATGTTAATACAAGTTTACCAGATACATCATAAATGTTAACAACGATATTATCATCTTTATCATTAATTTGAATAAAATCGCTTGCGGGATTAGGGAATACATCTACTTTCAAGTCATTATTTTTAACCAAATCATTAGTAGATAAATTAGATAAATTATCGGAGGTAACAATTAATGTGAAATTTTGGCTACCAGAACGTAAATTGCCTTTATTAGTAACTACTATAGTATAAGTTCCTGAAGGATTATTAATATCGACTCTCTCAAAGTTATCTACATCATTTGTTCCTGAGTTTGTTGCGGCTGCAGAAGGATTAGACATTCCTTGTAGTTTCCAAGGATAATATGTGTTACCATCTTTAATAACTTTTACATCTAAATCATTAACCAAATACTTGTCGTTTGGATCTGTAGCTCCATTATTTACAAGAAATTGAGAAGCTTGTGGATCTGTCCAAGATATAGAAACTTTTAAAGGGTTTGTGCCTGATGCTGTTATAGTTTTGCTGTAAGTAGACCCACTCGTAAGATTAAGTTCTTGGATAATGCTTTGATTTGCGCCAGTTGAGTTTTTATCTCTAATTGTAATAGCTGCTTTTTGTGCATTTACCAATCCCCATCCAAATTTGTAATCTGGACCAGGAGTACTTCCTGCTTCATCAGCGGTATGGAGTATTAATCCCTTTACTGAAGCAGATTTCAAATAATTAGAATATAATTGGTTATGATATTGCTGAAGCAATAAAGTGACTGCAGTAATACCAGGTGCCGCCATTGATGTACCAGACATTAATCCTGTTGCATTATCAGCGATTGCTAAGGTAGATCTTACGTCTACACCTTTCATTGAGATTTCGGGCTTAATTCTACCGTCATCCGATGGTCCCCAACTGCTAAAGGGAGACATTGTTACACTTGATGAACCAGTATAAGGATCTACCTTATAGACGGCAGCAACGGTAAGAGCATTTTTCGCATTTGCATGTCCAAATATTAAATCATAACCATTTTTCGCATTTAATTGTGATAATGCTGGTTGGGTTGTTACATTTCTGTCATTACCTGCTGCATATACAGGTAAATAAAATGGGTTGTTATAGGTAATGTTATCAACTTGTTGTGCACGAGAATCATACGCACCATAGTACCAAGCACTGCTTAGTTGGCCGGATGCATAAGAATGATTAGATACTAATAATCCGCTTCCAGCTTCACTTGTCATTTCAGATAAATCATTATCCCAATTGTAGGACCTTACAGAAGAATTGAATGCCACGCCTCTTACACTTGATAAAATAATACCTTGTGCGCATATTGTGCCTGCAACGTGAGTAGCGTGATCATGATAAGGTGAACCATCAAGATTTGTAATTTTACTAGCGCCGTTTACCATAAATTCTATATGGGTATCTCTTACATTTCCTCCATCCCAAACACCTGCTATCATATTTTGTCCTTGGATATTTATGCCTAGAGAACCTCCATTGTAAAGAGTGTTTGCTCTAGCTGTAAGAGCTGCTCCCTCATTATCTGTTCTAGCAAAAACTTTTTCTCCATTTGGTAAAACATCTAATAACTCCTGTGTCCCATATTCTCCTATTTTTGTAATAGGATTATAGTTTGGATTTGTTTTTAAAAAATTTGCAAGTCTCGCTTTTCTTTCTAAATTTTCTTGTGATAATTTCTGTTGTAATAAAATGTTACCAGATTTATTAGATTGTTCAGCAATTATTTTTCTTTCCGATGCAGTTTGGGCATTCAATAGAATCGGGCTTAAAAACAAATAGCTTAATAAATATACATGCTTTTTCATTATTAATTATTAAATTTAGACAAATATATGTAATTTCCAAATAATATATAAAAGTTAGACCCAAAATAAAAGTTAAA encodes the following:
- a CDS encoding nitrilase-related carbon-nitrogen hydrolase translates to MRITGINLDIIWKDKKQNFEKISEILNNESADLFLLPEMFSTGFCMDADEISDRNEESLEFLKKISKEKNAAFCGSASIEHEGNFYNRMYFVKPNSDVIFYDKRHLFSFSGEDKVYTPGKERVIVEYGGFRFLLQVCYDLRFPVFSRNNNDYDAILYVANWPEKRVAAWEHLLKARAIENLSYVFGLNRTGTDGNNLFYQESSHCFFADGREVSDKKDNLISAELNITELENFRSHFQFLNDRDDFTIQL
- a CDS encoding TetR/AcrR family transcriptional regulator — protein: MAKKFTDKQMHILDVAEELIAQKGYEGTSVRDISSKANINVAMISYYFGSKEKMMSSLYQYRVLKTRENFSEFTDTIKNGKPEMQMKEIIKYIVNQLFKYNYFHGFVTQELRHTESLRDELMEFYQLFVRKLDEVIKKGVVTGVFTFTPKPEDLLTTIIGSTLFVIRNKSFYEMYVPHKNAETYQKEAEKKVKMNLLMSVFAVLGYASE
- the coaBC gene encoding bifunctional phosphopantothenoylcysteine decarboxylase/phosphopantothenate--cysteine ligase CoaBC, translating into MSISGKKILIAVSGGIAAYKIHFLIRELIKKDAEVQVIMSPDAENFVTKLSLSTLSKKPVYSDFYSENGTWNSHVEMALWADIILVAPCTANTLAKMIHGICDNLLIATYMSAKCPVFIAPAMDLDMYQHPSTKNNLEMAEDFGHIVIPAESGELASGLYGQGRMAEPETIVKTIEDFFESHLKKSLLGKTVLITAGPTYEAIDPVRFIGNHSSGKMGFSLAEEAAKRGAKVILISGPSSLKTTHQNIDLYRITSAKEMYNKVFEFYSHTDIAIASAAVADYTPKEVSPEKIKKNDENLTIELIKNPDILKAMGEQKTHQTLVGFALETQNEEENAKAKLEKKNLDLIVLNSLRDEGAGFKNDTNKIKIFSKKEVFDFVLKSKEEVAKDILDCIETQILK
- a CDS encoding TatD family hydrolase: MEFFDFHHHKKQVAYGIYNIDIETSAPDFLYSAGIHPKDIDEENIENQFKWLQSVISENCFAIGECGLDSTVLSSMKLQEDVFLRQIQMANDFNKPIIIHCVRKFYEIISFRKFSQQPMIIHGFNKKEKVAEDLLKNNFYLSFGKAVLYNLSLQNTVKKIPLDKFFLETDNDNFNIADLYLKVSELKGISLEKLHSQILENLDTLKNG
- a CDS encoding DUF4126 domain-containing protein is translated as MDTLNQIPYFDFLLSAFLGIGLSAATGFRVFLPMFLVSLASYFHWIPSLNTFEWLSTLPALITTGITTLVEILAYYIPVVDNFLDTIAVPMASVAGSVLFASQFAGLGTVPQWGLAIIAGGGTAATISSGFAGIRAVSTTTTAGVGNNIVGSSETAGAGIMTVLAMVIPVIAALIAIFCVVLVVFFGRKAWKKLLSKQN
- a CDS encoding outer membrane protein assembly factor BamD; the encoded protein is MKKYILGIFAVAVLAACKSQQEKALRSADKNFILKTANENFAKKKWKNALALYDRLPNLVAGTDDAPNVVFNSAYANYYDKNYRLAGNQFKNFSVSFPQDSRKEEAAYMSALCYYNGSMDYNLDQSSTELAINELQEFINNYPNSERSKNINTMIDELSYKLEFKAYENAKQYYKMGDYKSTSVAFENVLEDFPSTKLRPKIYDYILNARYFLAMRSNFELKDERIDNALAFTKQVEKELPNSQAAKTAADLREKLEKEKKDFVIVKKQNDERIALLTAKQKRIADKQAKDSKTEQQIKDQISHEKQAMQIQRDSAAINTPPPAATFRIQR
- a CDS encoding DNA-directed RNA polymerase subunit omega produces the protein MSVKDTKAEVNTITYDKDKIEDKVNSIYEAIVIMGKRAEQINAEIRTELHNKLDEFAVHNSTLEEVFENREQIEISKHYEKLPKPTSIAIQEWLDGEVYFRKTEDRQK
- the porD gene encoding type IX secretion system protein PorD — protein: MKKTIILFFLILFNFGFSQEILATVQVNSQLLGGSNTQAYKSLEKSLRDFINNTSWTGRKLQNFEKVKSNFAIVLSERDGNKYKGSIVVQAVRPVYNTSYESPLLNLQDTKFGFEYAENENLIFNERQFSGRNLIDVISFYVYLILGYDADSFQSMSGSQWFSKAQQIAQNSQNRGYEGWNQINEPRSRSILIGEILNPNMSQLRATMYTYHRAGLDALYNQDQTQAKKIIADALLQLKIYENTFQQNYFFNLFMDTKADEIFNIFNSGNNGGVNMNELKQQMIIFSPKNADSRWNKWK
- a CDS encoding tRNA threonylcarbamoyladenosine dehydratase, encoding MDKYWLERTELLIKEEGLQKLNSASVLVVGLGGVGSFAAEFLARAGVGNMTIVDGDTVDTTNINRQLPALHSTVGKNKVDVVAERLLDINPALNLIKINEFLNPERMDEILDSGNFNYILDCIDSVTPKLTLIKSAKRRRIKLISSMGAGGKTDPSKVMVRDISKTQNCYLARQIRKRLRKEKINKGFKCVFSNELQKDDSLKMTDGTNYKRSFYGTISYIPAIFGLYAAAEVINYLVNKN
- the rnpA gene encoding ribonuclease P protein component: MSDYKYPKAEKLKKKAEIDILFAKGKWKTSGNLRAIILKNHPNLPMEGVKFGVSVSKRYFKKAVHRNRIKRLLRECYRLNKTLFRKSFGEKTIAMLFWISKDIPQKFQDVEAEFIQLCESQTPPKKLNF
- a CDS encoding DUF6646 family protein, producing the protein MKKIVLMMLFFAGIATNAQAYTGKGDHKVNAGLNAWGYGTGIAATYDYGLNKLISVGAGGNIYFDNYRDNNKDNRVFVFGRVNFHLRETLDLPQQLDIYPGVDLGVLGRDFGIGAHIGARYFFTDSIGVFAEVGNNGSLGVSFNF